One part of the Oncorhynchus clarkii lewisi isolate Uvic-CL-2024 chromosome 7, UVic_Ocla_1.0, whole genome shotgun sequence genome encodes these proteins:
- the LOC139414438 gene encoding cytokine-like protein 1, which yields MRLALLLCFFSFIWLADCAPPTCYSRVLGLSKEIIGLLGKLHNYHRTKTCVEILPKMFLDVQNSCINTKLRDFLYVMENLPTQYCRERPGIVLLKQKVTNLYRIINRICYRDLVYFTDDCEAIETGQSTPHYREDRLQMLVEEKR from the exons ATGAGACTCGCACTTTTGTTGTGTTTCTTCAGTTTTATTTGGTTGGCTGACTGTGCACCACCGACATGCTATTCCCGAGTGCTCGGCTTGAGCAAGGAAATAATAGGCCTTTTGGGAAAACTACACAATTATCATCGCACG AAAACATGCGTtgagattcttcccaagatgtttcTGGATGTGCAA AATTCGTGCATCAATACCAAGCTCCGTGACTTCCTCTATGTCATGGAGAACCTTCCTACGCAGTACTGCAGAGAGCGACCCGGGATTGTGTTGTTGAAGCAGAAAGTTACCAACCTGTACAGAATCATCAACAGAATCTGTTATCGG GACCTAGTGTATTTTACAGATGACTGTGAGGCCATTGAGACTGGCCAGAGTACCCCTCACTACAGAGAGGACAGGCTCCAGATGCTGGTGGAAGAGAAGAGATGA